Proteins encoded together in one Miscanthus floridulus cultivar M001 chromosome 16, ASM1932011v1, whole genome shotgun sequence window:
- the LOC136510970 gene encoding uncharacterized protein, which yields MDEGSDINILYKDAFDRLNMDIRKLHASQSPFHGIVLGRRVMPLGMIDLSMTVDDMVHYRRETLSFEVIDFQGPYNTIFGSPCYAKFMAVPNYAYLKLKMPGQCGIIMVSGNVQNAYQYEKDASSMRRPIT from the coding sequence ATGGACGAAGGCAGTGACATCAACATCCTTTACAAGGACGCCTTCGATAGGCTAAACATGGACATAAGGAAGCTTCATGCATCGCAGTcccctttccacggcatcgttcTCGGGCGGCGCGTCATGCCCCTAGGCATGATAGACCTCTCTATGACAGTCGATGACATGGTACACTACCGAAGGGAGACACTCTCCTTTGAAGTCATCGACTTCCAGGGACCATACAACACCATATTCGGGAGTCCATGCTACgctaagttcatggcggtcccaaACTATGcctacctcaagttgaaaatGCCAGGACAGTGTGGTATAATCATGGTGTCGGGAAACGTTCAGAATGCCTATCAGTACGAGAAGGATGCGTCGAGTATGCGGAGGCCAATAACCTAG